A DNA window from Luteolibacter luteus contains the following coding sequences:
- a CDS encoding cation:proton antiporter, producing the protein MAVILVVCRLVGLLAKKVGQPQVVGEMIAGVLIGPSLLGYFWPDLMSAIFTKESRGILYAGAQLGVGLYMFLVGLEFNTSHFRSRARSAACVSVAGMLVPFILGALLVLWLQHVPGIFSPKVRYFEGALFLGAAIAITAFPMLARIISERGLSGTSLGTLALAAGAIDDAAAWCVLAVVLATFGASQPLVVGGMTIGAEVVAIGGAALYGIVALTVGRKWLAGLGRRAEKAGEVSQPMMALVLALFCLAAWYADIIGVHAVFGGFILGIAMPRGVFADDIRKKIEPFAVVFLLPMFFTFSGLNTKLNVLMQPNLILVAVAILLASVLGKGVACWAAARLNGEDNATSLAVGTLMNARGLMELIIINIGLQRGIIGEALFSILVVMAIVTTLMTSPVFELVYGRKKREVAIPADAAGA; encoded by the coding sequence ATGGCCGTGATCCTCGTGGTCTGCCGCTTGGTAGGCCTCCTGGCGAAAAAAGTCGGTCAACCGCAAGTAGTCGGGGAGATGATCGCGGGCGTCCTGATCGGCCCCTCGCTGCTCGGGTATTTTTGGCCGGATCTCATGTCGGCGATTTTCACGAAGGAATCCCGCGGCATCCTCTACGCCGGGGCACAGCTCGGGGTGGGACTCTACATGTTCCTCGTGGGCCTTGAGTTCAATACTTCCCACTTCCGCTCGCGTGCTCGCAGCGCGGCCTGCGTTTCCGTCGCCGGAATGCTCGTTCCTTTCATCCTCGGTGCGCTGCTCGTCCTATGGCTGCAACACGTCCCCGGCATCTTCTCTCCGAAGGTCCGCTACTTTGAAGGAGCTCTCTTCCTCGGCGCGGCAATCGCGATCACCGCCTTCCCGATGCTCGCCCGCATCATTTCAGAGCGCGGCCTTTCCGGAACTTCCCTTGGGACCCTTGCCCTCGCTGCAGGTGCCATCGATGACGCCGCTGCATGGTGCGTGCTGGCCGTGGTGCTCGCCACCTTCGGCGCTTCGCAGCCGCTGGTTGTCGGCGGCATGACCATCGGCGCGGAAGTGGTCGCCATCGGCGGTGCCGCACTTTACGGCATCGTCGCCCTCACGGTCGGACGCAAGTGGCTCGCCGGACTTGGCCGCCGGGCAGAGAAAGCCGGCGAAGTCAGCCAGCCGATGATGGCCCTGGTGCTCGCACTCTTCTGCCTCGCTGCATGGTACGCCGACATCATTGGCGTCCACGCCGTCTTCGGTGGCTTCATCCTCGGCATCGCAATGCCCCGTGGCGTCTTCGCGGACGACATCCGGAAGAAGATCGAGCCCTTCGCCGTGGTCTTCTTGCTTCCCATGTTCTTCACCTTCTCCGGCCTGAACACGAAGCTGAACGTGCTGATGCAGCCGAATCTCATCCTCGTGGCCGTGGCCATCCTGCTCGCCTCCGTGCTCGGCAAGGGCGTGGCCTGCTGGGCCGCCGCCCGCCTCAATGGGGAAGACAATGCCACCTCCCTCGCCGTCGGCACCCTGATGAACGCCCGCGGCCTCATGGAGCTCATCATCATCAATATCGGCCTCCAGCGCGGCATCATTGGCGAGGCCCTGTTCTCCATCCTGGTCGTGATGGCCATCGTCACCACCCTCATGACCTCCCCGGTCTTCGAACTCGTCTACGGTCGGAAGAAAAGGGAAGTAGCAATACCCGCCGATGCGGCCGGAGCCTGA
- a CDS encoding M56 family metallopeptidase, giving the protein MNFPEHYLFNVALHATGLSILVFAAILFMRKPQRVAVAALSGLLAIAILPWFSAWRTGEKTAERSKSDRVSVSPAALPQWTVIRIPAARVQESAVAVKAKKPMALPSPDALLAYGWAAGGGVLLLGLGIASLRIVSWRRSLHPMDEEAWCRLSENLGDVPSRDSFRTSSGSGSPCVAGFFRPLIVVPAYLLEQDKERELRWALRHELRHWRGGDSRWTMILELIRAIHWWNPVVHLLIARWKITREFICDLSAAENDEDRSTYGEFLIAMASRQTSRNPLAVTMVRKQRLKALRARIVTILEATPGSGTPFEKGVLLSACCGLLGVALLISGVRVGSDLSTLSGAGEFGVVQDSPSGGMAFAEDEPNQAEGGLEKIVQVKVRMKVLVTTDELAANASVRTDAEMQLLMREAAQEKGAMLMTPPVVTMRAGEATMIEVVRENPAKPPWQPDAKNPGERPEGFAGWSYRLESQLEGQKLRVEARIGYGFVPGEHFALDVAAWEKGTERLEDEVNIEVAWDKLVHRKGAATGSLAPGDTMAISLGEVMPGHHGVVFITVTPVDVIGVEVPDFEAAGYELLPAIKGNLKVRGSLIEVNDDARASFGDGSISPAVVSILRETAMKMKETSKTPVIELPEVVIPSGEFRVPWDEVKELSFSAEFLGDASSANVKFRPMRTGFRGTDARGTPTAERLIPRSSAALLHVLPNEKGPQRMMILELDPAD; this is encoded by the coding sequence GTGAACTTCCCGGAGCATTATTTGTTCAATGTCGCGCTGCATGCGACGGGTCTTTCGATCCTGGTGTTCGCGGCCATCCTTTTCATGCGGAAGCCGCAGCGGGTCGCAGTGGCGGCCTTGTCGGGACTGCTTGCGATTGCGATTCTTCCTTGGTTCTCCGCATGGAGAACAGGTGAGAAAACGGCCGAGAGGAGTAAGTCGGACCGAGTGTCAGTCTCTCCCGCAGCCTTGCCACAATGGACGGTGATCCGCATCCCGGCGGCGCGGGTCCAAGAGTCGGCCGTGGCGGTGAAAGCTAAGAAGCCAATGGCTTTGCCGAGTCCGGATGCTCTTTTGGCCTATGGCTGGGCGGCGGGTGGAGGCGTGCTGCTACTTGGTCTGGGCATCGCTTCCCTGCGCATCGTGAGTTGGCGACGTTCCCTTCATCCGATGGATGAAGAGGCGTGGTGCAGGCTTTCCGAGAACCTTGGGGACGTTCCATCGCGCGACTCTTTCCGCACTTCATCCGGAAGCGGGAGTCCTTGCGTGGCCGGATTCTTCCGTCCCCTGATCGTGGTGCCGGCTTATCTGCTGGAGCAGGATAAAGAGCGGGAGCTTCGGTGGGCTTTGCGACACGAACTGCGCCACTGGCGTGGTGGGGATTCACGTTGGACCATGATCCTTGAATTGATCCGTGCGATTCATTGGTGGAATCCGGTGGTGCATCTCCTGATCGCGCGATGGAAGATCACGCGTGAATTCATCTGCGATCTTTCGGCGGCGGAGAATGATGAGGACCGGTCGACCTATGGCGAGTTTCTGATCGCGATGGCGTCCCGGCAGACTTCCCGAAATCCACTGGCAGTCACCATGGTTCGCAAGCAGAGGCTGAAAGCGCTGAGGGCGAGAATTGTCACGATCCTCGAAGCCACGCCGGGCAGCGGGACGCCATTTGAAAAGGGGGTCCTCCTCTCGGCGTGTTGTGGCCTGTTAGGGGTCGCGCTGCTTATCTCGGGGGTGCGGGTCGGTAGTGACCTTTCGACTTTATCTGGAGCGGGGGAGTTCGGCGTGGTGCAGGACAGCCCGTCCGGCGGGATGGCATTTGCGGAGGATGAACCAAACCAAGCAGAAGGCGGATTGGAAAAGATCGTTCAGGTGAAGGTGAGGATGAAGGTTCTGGTCACAACGGACGAACTGGCAGCCAACGCTTCGGTTCGCACGGATGCCGAAATGCAATTGCTGATGAGGGAGGCAGCCCAAGAGAAGGGAGCGATGCTGATGACACCACCGGTGGTCACCATGCGGGCCGGCGAGGCGACGATGATCGAAGTGGTGCGGGAAAATCCCGCGAAACCGCCATGGCAGCCCGACGCCAAGAACCCCGGGGAACGACCCGAAGGGTTCGCGGGATGGAGCTACCGCTTGGAATCACAACTGGAAGGACAGAAGCTCCGGGTGGAGGCACGGATCGGCTACGGCTTCGTTCCGGGAGAGCACTTTGCGCTGGATGTGGCCGCTTGGGAGAAAGGGACCGAGCGGCTCGAGGATGAAGTGAACATCGAGGTCGCTTGGGACAAGTTGGTCCACCGGAAGGGTGCGGCCACGGGGAGCCTGGCACCTGGAGATACGATGGCGATTTCCCTAGGGGAAGTGATGCCCGGGCATCATGGTGTGGTTTTCATCACGGTGACCCCGGTCGATGTGATCGGGGTGGAAGTCCCGGATTTCGAGGCCGCCGGATACGAGCTGTTACCCGCGATCAAGGGGAATTTGAAAGTCCGGGGTTCCTTGATTGAAGTAAATGACGATGCCCGGGCAAGTTTCGGGGACGGGAGCATTTCGCCGGCAGTGGTTTCGATCCTGAGGGAGACGGCGATGAAGATGAAGGAAACCAGCAAGACGCCGGTCATCGAGCTGCCCGAGGTGGTCATTCCGAGCGGGGAGTTCCGCGTCCCTTGGGACGAGGTGAAGGAGCTTTCGTTTTCGGCCGAGTTTCTAGGCGATGCTTCCTCCGCCAATGTGAAGTTTCGCCCCATGAGAACCGGCTTCAGGGGCACGGATGCCAGAGGAACTCCGACAGCCGAGAGGCTGATTCCGAGGAGCTCTGCTGCTTTGCTTCATGTTCTTCCGAACGAGAAGGGGCCCCAGCGCATGATGATCTTGGAACTTGATCCTGCAGACTGA
- a CDS encoding BlaI/MecI/CopY family transcriptional regulator — translation MKSLPALSAAEQALMDLIWQKQPVPVAALLELVNAERAEPISRNTLQTQLTRLEAKGWLRHEDGEKVRHYSAAVPEKRGRGKILSELKERLFGGSGLSLVRCLVEEGGLSDAEIKELNDLIKDHRKGGKA, via the coding sequence ATGAAATCGCTTCCCGCACTCTCCGCCGCCGAGCAGGCGCTCATGGACTTGATCTGGCAGAAGCAGCCTGTGCCGGTGGCGGCGCTGCTGGAGTTAGTCAATGCCGAGCGTGCCGAGCCGATTAGCCGGAACACTTTGCAGACGCAGCTCACGCGGCTGGAGGCGAAGGGCTGGCTGAGGCATGAGGACGGGGAAAAGGTGCGCCACTACAGCGCGGCAGTACCGGAGAAGCGTGGTCGTGGAAAGATCCTCTCGGAGCTGAAGGAGCGGCTCTTTGGCGGGTCGGGGCTTTCGCTGGTGCGCTGTCTGGTGGAAGAGGGAGGCTTGAGCGATGCGGAGATCAAGGAGCTGAACGACCTGATCAAAGATCACCGGAAGGGAGGCAAGGCGTGA
- a CDS encoding arabinan endo-1,5-alpha-L-arabinosidase: MLRPLLLASLAFILPAAAQFHRDDPYPRIHDPSTVVDDAGSTLMLCTGHGVPLLKREADGRWKREGLLFSDYPAWHKKEIPENRGHLWAPDIIRIGSQWFVYYSVSSFGSNESAIGLATNKTLDPASKDYAWKDEGMIIRSRGSNHYNAIDPALIMDDGRLWMSFGSFWEGTQLIELDPKTGLRKNAGQQPIRLATHQEIEAPFIHKHGDDYYLFVNWGKCCKGVDSTYEIRIGRSKQITGPYLDKEGVDLKDGGGAPFLATEGKFIGPGHASIYKEKGREMLVHHYYDKDRNGRSDLRMLPLEWKDGWPLIAR, encoded by the coding sequence ATGCTCCGGCCGCTTCTCCTGGCAAGTCTCGCTTTCATCCTCCCCGCAGCGGCCCAATTCCACCGGGACGATCCCTATCCGCGCATCCACGACCCCTCCACCGTTGTGGACGATGCCGGAAGCACTTTGATGCTCTGCACCGGCCACGGCGTGCCGCTGCTCAAGCGGGAGGCCGATGGCCGATGGAAGCGCGAAGGTCTGCTCTTCTCCGACTATCCGGCGTGGCACAAGAAAGAGATCCCCGAAAACCGAGGTCACCTCTGGGCCCCGGACATCATCCGCATCGGCAGCCAATGGTTCGTCTACTACTCGGTCTCCAGCTTCGGCTCGAACGAATCCGCCATCGGCCTGGCGACCAACAAGACCCTCGATCCCGCCTCCAAGGACTACGCCTGGAAAGACGAAGGCATGATCATCCGCTCCCGCGGCTCGAATCACTACAATGCGATCGACCCGGCGCTCATCATGGATGATGGCCGCCTCTGGATGAGCTTCGGCTCCTTCTGGGAAGGCACCCAGCTCATCGAGCTCGATCCGAAGACCGGCCTTCGCAAGAACGCTGGCCAGCAGCCGATCCGGCTCGCCACTCATCAGGAGATCGAAGCCCCCTTCATCCACAAGCACGGCGACGACTATTACCTCTTCGTGAATTGGGGAAAATGCTGCAAGGGCGTGGACAGCACCTACGAGATCCGCATTGGCAGGAGCAAGCAGATCACCGGTCCTTATCTCGACAAGGAGGGCGTGGACCTCAAGGACGGCGGCGGCGCGCCGTTTCTCGCCACCGAAGGCAAGTTCATCGGCCCCGGCCACGCGTCCATCTACAAGGAAAAGGGCCGGGAGATGCTCGTGCACCACTACTACGACAAGGACCGCAACGGCAGATCCGACCTCCGCATGCTTCCCCTCGAATGGAAGGACGGCTGGCCGCTCATCGCGAGATAG
- a CDS encoding acyloxyacyl hydrolase, with protein sequence MKPIALLLATASLALANDAAHPADAWELTLESGYLWNIGNNTAIDYEIAPTQFTLRSPTVLNWFAGDDGSRLVVRSRVSLLTESIVEGPEDYYFGISGAPSIEYWFPNQKTSLFFSIGGGVGWTNSTGEPEGQGQDFTLNWFSQLGMRQEISNNLSVLGGAYFIHHSNGGQTDPNPGIDALGFTIGLGWRW encoded by the coding sequence ATGAAACCGATTGCTCTCCTTCTTGCCACTGCCTCGCTGGCCCTTGCGAATGATGCCGCCCATCCGGCTGATGCCTGGGAACTCACTTTGGAATCCGGTTATCTCTGGAACATCGGGAACAATACCGCGATCGACTATGAGATTGCCCCGACGCAGTTCACGCTGCGCAGTCCCACGGTATTGAATTGGTTCGCGGGCGATGATGGTTCGCGGCTGGTGGTGCGAAGCCGGGTGTCGTTGCTGACGGAGTCGATCGTGGAGGGTCCTGAGGACTACTACTTCGGGATCTCGGGCGCGCCTTCGATCGAGTATTGGTTTCCGAACCAGAAGACCTCCTTGTTCTTTTCGATCGGGGGCGGGGTCGGTTGGACGAACTCGACGGGTGAGCCGGAGGGACAGGGGCAGGATTTCACCTTGAACTGGTTCTCACAGCTCGGGATGAGGCAGGAGATCTCGAACAACCTCTCGGTATTAGGCGGGGCGTACTTCATCCATCATTCGAACGGCGGGCAGACGGATCCGAATCCGGGGATCGATGCCTTGGGGTTCACGATTGGTTTGGGATGGAGGTGGTAG